The DNA sequence GGAGGGCGCTGTCGAAGCGCTTTTGGGCGGCGACAGCCAGAGGACGACGGCTCGCGGAGAGCTTGAGGCTGGCACGGGCGGTTACTGTGGCGGTCGAGAAGCATCGCGAGGAGGTCGACGCAGCGCCCTGGAGCGCGCGGAATGAGGTGCGCAACATGGCGGTCGTGGTCCCAGGTCAGGGGGCGGTGACTTGAAATTGTTGTCTGGAGTTGAGGCAAATGTGTGAAAAATCGGCCGCTGAGAGGAAACCCCAAAGCCGTCCCGTCTAAAATGCGGTACTTCGTATCGATGCGGTATCGTAGTGCCGAGCGTGTTACACCGAACAGCgcaacaacctggaacccAAACCCAGAAATGAGCGGCGGAGTAAGTCGTAGGTGGAGGGGAGAGTGGTAGAAAAACGATGCCGCCGTCAGCGAGGAGCAGCAAAAGGCAAACAGAGGGACGGGGAAAAAACACAAAGATCAGATCAAGGGGGTGGCCTTTCTGTCTTCAATCTTGATAAAAAAAGCTGGAAAACGAAAATCGAGCGAAATAGTAATGGGTCTccggaggatgatgacggcaaTTTTCAGTGAAGGCCCTGGTTCGCCCGCTGCATCGCTGCATCCCTGCTCGGCCCAGCGCACCAACCAGAAGCCACGCTGAGCCCGCGCCGTTCTGAAGCCGGGTGGTCATGTGGCCAAGCTCGCGGTTGGGCGGAAGGGCCCTTTGACAAGTCGCCGACAGCGAGCCCCAGTGACAGAACAGTGGTCACCCGCTCTACGCCCGCACACTAGTCAGTTACATCAGCGAGAGCCCCGGTAGAAGCCGAGTGAGCGCGagtcttttttctcttccggGTTTCTCTTTATTCGGTACTTAAAAGAGTTGGTACTACCTCAACCCAAGGCTGTCATCAACTACTAGCAGCAGGGTAGGCCGTCCAATTTCATCTCATCGCAGGGATTGCTCCCAACACCTGTTCCAGAAGACGTCTAGAAGTGAATTTGAAATTGGGCTCAAACTGGATGTTGGATCCCGGGACTTAACGCCGCTCCGGGGCCCGGGCGCGTCACCAAGAAAATCTGCGGAGCCGAGAGCAACTCTGGGGCACGGAGCACCCGGATTTTATAATTAGTGTGGCTTGGCATCAACGCCGTTGCCTGGAGGTTTCGTCAATTCAAAGTCCAGCCAACCTTTAATATCGCCTTCAACTGCGCCATTCACACCGCCACACATTCATCAATCTATCCATCCGTTACTCTCAGTCGCGAGAGAGTGACACTCTATGACACATAGTCGCTTGATACAGCAATTATAAAACCTGACAAGGAACCCAGAGTCAAGTTGGCAGTGAGGCAGTCTGGCTCTCCGTGATGGAGCTCCCTCAGGGAAGGGCGACCTacaagaaaaaagatggCGTCCTCACCTTGACAGAAGACAAGAAATTCCTGATCTGGTCGCCGTTGCCTGCGAATGGCCCGCCTACGGTATCTCTGGCTTTGGAAAGGATCTTGAACTTGCAGCAGACGCCAGACACGGCGCCCAAGGTTATTCTCAAGGTGATTGAGAAGCCCAAGAGCACAGAGGAAGGACAAGCAGGAGCGGCCTTTCTCTTCCAGTTTACATCGCCGACAGATGCCCGCGCAGAAGCCAATGCCATCAAAGCTCTGTTATCACAAATTCTATCTGAACTGCGCGGCAATGATCCCAGTGTTCCCAAGCCTATCGGCACCCCCCAGGCCGATGCCAACGGGGCTGGTGCCTCGGCGGCCATGTCGTTCGCCAGCACTGTCAACTCCAAGGGCCCAACTGTTCGCTGGTTTGACGACAATGCGTTAAAGGCAGATCTCGAGCTTCAGCGTTCTCTGTTAAACAAGGACGACGATCTGGCCCAGACGTATGCACAGGCGCTCTCATTGAAACCGCCATCAATATCAGATGCTGCTTTTGATGCTCAATTTTGGTCCACCCGTATTGGTCTGCTTAGGGCTCATGCTATCGAAGTCAACCAGAAGAAGGGCGCCTACAATGTGCTGTCTACGATAAAACCACGAACCGAAGACGGCGAGGTCAAGCTCAGTCTGAATCCAGAACAAATTCAAaccatcctccaccaacatCCTCTAGTGAGGAGGATATACAACGAAAATGTCCCAAAGGTCTCGGTGGCCACCTTCTGGTCCAAATTCTTCCTGAGCAAGCTCTGCAAGAAACTCCGCGGCGAGCGTGTGACCGACATCGACAACACCGAGCCTCTCTTCGACAAGTATCTGAACGCTCCCAACGACATGGGCTTCACCAGCAAAATCAACGCTGCCCAGCAACTCCCACACATAATcgacatcaacgccaacgaAGAAAACCAAGGCGGTTTCAAATCCGGCAACAGAAAAGATGTCGAGATGCGTCCCAGAGCCAACGTCCCCATCATCCGAACTCTCAACTCCATATCTGAGAAAATCATGGCCGACGTTGCCCCCTCAGACTTGGATCCCTCGGCCGGTCCCAATGGCATCCCAGATGACACCCGCACCATAGAGGAACTCACTCTCCGCGATCTCAGGGGCGaaaccccttcttctcgcatcattctcaacctcaaggagCAGTCTGCCTTAtttcccaccaacacccaaactgcccaacccaactccaccaacgctaccgaccaggCCTTGTTTGCTCAACAAGACCCCACGGGTGTGTTATTCGAAGTCCAAGCAGACCTCGACATGGTAGACGAGGACCCCTCAGGAGGTCTCGATCTACGAAAAGGCATAGGTGTCAACGACGACTCCGACGACGAGGCCAACGCTGACCCTACCACTCCCCACGTCACAGCCACACCTCACATCGGCTCCCACAACGCCCGGTTAGCAGCCAAAAACCAAATCTTGTCTTCACTGAAGAAACGCCAAGCAGAAAACACCTCCCTGTCCTCCTCTGGCATAACCACCTCATCAGGAACTACCCTCCCCGCCGAACCACTGACAATCCCAGCCTCGATATCCCACCAATGCTACCTCACCAACGCCTCCACTGTTGAATTCCTCCGCCAATTCTacaacaccttctcagacAAAAACGCCAACCAGCAAGAACTGAGGTATTACGTCGACGCCCTGGGGAAATCACGCGAAAGAATCGAGGCTCTGGCGgaagaggccgagaagctaagaagggagagggaacaGCAGGTGATAGACGAGGCGTTCGCCCGGTTCAAAAAGACGGGCGTCAAGGGGAAGAGGCCCAAGATtagaggggggagggaggatgtgCTTGGCTTGTTTGAGCAGACGTTAGCTGGGTTGAAGATTGCGGAGCGGGTTTGGGAAcagagtgggagagggagatagAGCAGAACTGGGAGACAGGACAGCT is a window from the Podospora pseudocomata strain CBS 415.72m chromosome 6, whole genome shotgun sequence genome containing:
- the TFB1 gene encoding RNA polymerase II transcription factor B subunit 1 (EggNog:ENOG503NXQD; COG:K; BUSCO:EOG0926315C); the encoded protein is MELPQGRATYKKKDGVLTLTEDKKFLIWSPLPANGPPTVSLALERILNLQQTPDTAPKVILKVIEKPKSTEEGQAGAAFLFQFTSPTDARAEANAIKALLSQILSELRGNDPSVPKPIGTPQADANGAGASAAMSFASTVNSKGPTVRWFDDNALKADLELQRSLLNKDDDLAQTYAQALSLKPPSISDAAFDAQFWSTRIGLLRAHAIEVNQKKGAYNVLSTIKPRTEDGEVKLSLNPEQIQTILHQHPLVRRIYNENVPKVSVATFWSKFFLSKLCKKLRGERVTDIDNTEPLFDKYLNAPNDMGFTSKINAAQQLPHIIDINANEENQGGFKSGNRKDVEMRPRANVPIIRTLNSISEKIMADVAPSDLDPSAGPNGIPDDTRTIEELTLRDLRGETPSSRIILNLKEQSALFPTNTQTAQPNSTNATDQALFAQQDPTGVLFEVQADLDMVDEDPSGGLDLRKGIGVNDDSDDEANADPTTPHVTATPHIGSHNARLAAKNQILSSLKKRQAENTSLSSSGITTSSGTTLPAEPLTIPASISHQCYLTNASTVEFLRQFYNTFSDKNANQQELRYYVDALGKSRERIEALAEEAEKLRREREQQVIDEAFARFKKTGVKGKRPKIRGGREDVLGLFEQTLAGLKIAERVWEQSGRGR